Proteins from a genomic interval of Oreochromis aureus strain Israel breed Guangdong linkage group 6, ZZ_aureus, whole genome shotgun sequence:
- the nol11 gene encoding nucleolar protein 11-like — protein MAALYEGYTLCGLVPDQNLSSSGIQGIEEERDRDHVVVTDSTRSVTLYKVSDQKPLGSWTVKQGQKLTCPAVFNSQTNEYVAVTDNKVIRIWKEDDILLDKAFKATVSSDVWKVHCTHGGEPVVLFQRGAVRLLDSLLAAPQQPIEEVLAQEETIRWSTIIVAETQQFIIITTEQKGEHFLYLQRLNPNSVQRYRLEREEPGLSPLSFSAIYKDKHICLLYLYPNGHMYQSVLSVRGLGTEEGVQALPLPRSLLLGLPVGDGQLEAASAMALDEAHVAVVGVPHPSAGGGKDFLCIWNTNFQTLQAGKEMAGKIYGQLWSYSNKVFIPHGKTLSIIPFECPKSSLASALGKLKHTKTEESKTPNSVPSWNNILHGEKAQPSKTAETRRTRTTRKSQSATNLTTDQVLELIKTAPVEEIQKEVEGFLTRSEFQDLQPSVGQLALTLVSRSLADPAFYSSSTLAQLVHTRCLCHSVCPDLVLLALEKKDYFLCQLCLQFFPDIPEAVTCACLKAFISMPDVDAEKVSLEPNSVTFMENLITRDRAEAGLQNGFSPTSSVVNDRQTRAEDGKKASAPSQLICPVGLHKAVLINEILQTPYSDTFLLPHLKDLSSQNVMLFLQYLQFLYLKYSQDAFPQMEGFRSPSLSQIMDWVCLLLDAHFTVLVMTPEAKGLLLNLHSFVKSQVRLVSELGKIEGSLQQLHKMKAKESIGQYSIEIIELF, from the exons GTGTCAGACCAGAAGCCGCTGGGGAGCTGGACAGTGAAACAAGGACAAAAACTGACGTGTCCAGCAGTCTTCAACTCACAAACCAACGAATATGTGGCAGTAACAGACAACAAG GTGATAAGAATTTGGAAGGAAGATGACATACTATTGGACAAAGCCTTCAAAGCAACA GTTTCTTCAGATGTCTGGAAGGTTCACTGTACACATGGAGGGGAACCTGTGGTCTTGTTTCAGAGAGGAGCTGTGAGACTGCTGGACTCTCTCCTTGCTGCTCCCCAGCAGCCTATAGAGGAGGTGCTGGCTCAAGAAGAAACCATCAG GTGGAGCACCATCATAGTGGCAGAGACCCAGCAGTTTATCATCATCACAACTGAACAG AAAGGAGAGCATTTTCTCTACCTGCAGAGACTGAACCCAAACTCTGTACAGAGGTATCGGCTTGAGAGAGAAGAGCCTGGTCTCTCCCCGCTGAGCTTCTCTGCCATTTACAAGGATAAGCACATCTGCCTCCTTTATCTTT ACCCTAATGGTCACATGTACCAGAGTGTACTCTCCGTGCGGGGCCTCGGGACTGAAGAGGGGGTCCAGGCCTTACCCCTGCCCCGTAGCCTGCTGCTGGGCCTTCCTGTCGGTGATGGCCAGCTGGAGGCAGCGTCGGCCATGGCTCTGGATGAAGCCCATGTAGCTGTTGTTGGGGTTCCACATCCCTCTGCTGGAGGTGGTAAAG ACTTTCTTTGCATCTGGAATACCAACTTTCAGACGCTTCAGGCTGGAAAAGAAATGGCTGGAAAGATCTACGGACAG CTTTGGAGTTATTCCAACAAGGTATTTATTCCACATGGGAAAACCCTCTCCATTATACCCTTCGAGTGCCCCAAATCTTCCCTTGCCTCTGCCCTGGgaaaattaaaacatacaaaGACTGAAG AGTCGAAGACTCCGAATTCCGTGCCGTCTTGGAATAATATTCTTCACGGTGAAAAAGCTCAGCCCTCAAAAACAGCGGAAACGAGGAGGACG AGAACGACCCGTAAGTCCCAGTCAGCAACTAATTTAACAACTGACCAAGTATTAGAGCTCATCAAG ACAGCACCGGTGGAAGAGATCCAGAAAGAGGTGGAGGGGTTCCTGACCAGGTCAGAGTTCCAGGACCTGCAGCCCTCAGTGGGACAGCTTGCATTAACCCTCGTGTCCCGGAGTCTTGCCGATCCAGCCTTCTACTCTTCTAGCACGCTGGCACAGCTGGTTCACACTCGGTGCCTTTGCCACAG TGTGTGTCCTGACCTTGTGCTCCTGGCCCTTGAGAAGAAGGATTACTTCCTGTGTCAGCTCTGCTTGCAGTTCTTCCCTGACATTCCTGAAGCTGTTACCTGTGCCTGCCTGAAGGCGTTCATCAG TATGCCAGATGTTGATGCAGAGAAGGTGAGCCTGGAGCCTAACAGCGTCACGTTCATGGAAAACCTAATCACGAGAGATCGTGCAGAGGCTGGCTTGCAGAATGGTTTTAGCCCCACTTCGTCAGTCGTCAATGACCGTCAGACCAGAGCTGAAGACGGGAAGAAGGCCTCAGCTCCTTCACAACTCATTTGTCCAGTGGGATTACACAAGGCTGTTCTAAT AAATGAGATCTTGCAGACGCCATACAGTGACACCTTTCTCCTCCCACACCTAAAAGATCTTTCCTCTCAAAATGTCATG CTTTTCCTCCAGTACCTGCAGTTTTTATACCTAAAATATTCCCAGGATGCTTTCCCACAGATGGAGGGATTTAGATCACCAAGTCTGAGTCAG ATCATGGATTGGGTGTGTTTGCTGTTGGATGCTCATTTTACGGTGCTAGTAATGACTCCAGAAGCTAAAGGCTTGCTGCTGAACCTCCACAGCTTTGTTAAATCTCAG GTGAGACTGGTTTCTGAGCTTGGAAAGATTGAGGGAAGCCTTCAACAACTCCATAAAATGAAGGCGAAGGAGAGCATCGGACAGTACTCCATTGAAATCATTGAGCTGTTTTAG